The Lampris incognitus isolate fLamInc1 chromosome 17, fLamInc1.hap2, whole genome shotgun sequence genome contains a region encoding:
- the LOC130128002 gene encoding H-2 class II histocompatibility antigen, E-S beta chain-like has product MASCCLVVCCSLLVVGFYGADAFLHYYLATCVFTSSELPDIEYIHSYYFNKIEFIRFNSTVGKFVGYTELGIRNAERWNNDPAVLAQRRAQKETYCKPGIETRYRAALDKTAEPSVRLTSVRPHSGRHPAMLMCSVYNFYPKYISVTWLRDGQPVTSDVTSTDELANGDWYYQIHSYLEYTPRSGEKITCMVEHASFPSPKKVDWNPSMPQSDRNKIATGASGLLLGLILSLAGLIYYKRKARGRVLVPTS; this is encoded by the exons atggcttcatgctgccttgttgtgtgttgctccctcctggtcgtgggtttctatggagcag ATGCGTTTTTGCATTATTACCTGGCCACATGTGTGTTCACCTCCTCTGAGCTTCCTGACATAGAGTACATACACTCTTATTATTTCAATAAGATAGAATTTATCaggtttaacagcactgtggggaagTTTGTTGGATACACTGAACTTGGTATCCGTAACGCAGAGCGCTGGAACAACGATCCTGCAGTTCTGGCACAAAGGAGAGCTCAGAAAGAGACGTACTGCAAACCTGGTATAGAGACAAGGTACCGAGCTGCActggataagacag ctgagcccagtgtgagactgacttcagtgAGGCCCCATAGTGGccgacatccggccatgctgatgtgcagtgtctacaacttctaccccaaatacatcagtgtcacctggctgagagacggacagccggtgacctctgacgtcacttccaccgatgagctggcaaatggtgattggtactaccagatccactcctacctggagtacacgcccag gtctggagagaagatcacctgcatggtggaacacgccagtttcccctctcctaagaaagtggactgga atccctccatgccacaatcagacagaaacaagatcgccaccggagcgtcaggtctgcttctgggcttgattttgtctttggcaggtctgatctactacaagaggaaggccagag ggcgtgttctggttccaaccagctga